The Raphanus sativus cultivar WK10039 chromosome 6, ASM80110v3, whole genome shotgun sequence sequence ATTTTGGGGGAAACTGttttccccgatggctgcagtTGCCGACGAAGAAGAGTCGTCGCCGGATTGGGATTCTCACGGCTTACCTGGCAACATCGTCGTGCAGTTGAACAAGCTGAGCGGTTTCAAGAAGTACAAAGTCTCCGACATCGTCTTCTTCGACCGGAGGAGACAGACCTCGATCGGCGCCGAGGACTCCTTCTTCGAGATGGTGTCGATCCGCCCAGGGGGAGTCTACACCAAAGCTCAGCTCCAGAAGGAGCTCGAAACCCTAGCCACCTGCGGGATGTTCGAGAAAGTCGACTTGGAAGGGAAGACGAAACCGGACGGGACACTAGGAGTCACCATCTCATTCGCGGAGAGCACGTGGCAGTCAGCTGATAGGTTCAGGTGTATCAACGTGGGGCTGATGGTGCAGTCGAAGCCCGTCGAGATGGATGCTGACATGACTGATAAAGAGAAGATGGAGTACTACAGGAGCCTCGAGAAGGATTACAAGAGGAGGATCGATAGGGCGAGGCCGTGTTTGTTGCCTGCGCCTGTGTATGGTGAGGTGATGCAGATGCTGAGGGATCAGGGGAAAGTCAGCGCCAGGCTGTTGCAGAAGATTAGGGACCGTGTTCAGAAATGGTACCATGACGAAGGGTATGCTTGTGCTCAGGTTGTTAATTTTGGGAATTTGaacactaaggaggttgtttGTGAAGTTGTGGAAGGAGATATTACTCAGCTCGTTATTCAGTTTCAAGATAAGCTTGGTAATGTCGTTGAAGGTAACACTCAAGTTCCTGTCGTCCGCAGGGAGTTGCCCAAGCAGGTATCTTCCTTTAGTTTAAAAGGTTTTGATAGCTTTAATGAACTCACTTTATCAGGATTGATATATTGGTTTGTTAAGCCTTATAGGTAATAAGTAGTTTAAATGTTAACTTGTCTTTTACAGATCTTCTGTCTGTTAGTTTTAGTGATGGTTATCTATATATTTGTTGACAGCTTCGTCAAGGATTCGTTTTTAACATTGAAGCTGGGAAGCAAGCTCTAAGGAACATCAATTCACTAGGACTGTTTTCTAACATTGAAGTGAATCCACGCCCAGATGAGAAAAACGAAGGAGGCATTATCGTGGAGATCAAACTGAAAGAGCTCGAACAGAAGTCAGCTGAAGTTAGTACTGAGTGGAGTATAGTTCCTGGGCGTGGAGGAGCTCCCACATTGGTATGAATTGCTTTCCTAATTGGATTTagtacatattttaatttttttttgaaaattttaaatgattttctctttttatttatgtgCGTCAGGCCTCATTCCAGCCGGGTGGGTCTGTTACGTTCGAGCATCGAAACATCCAGGGTCTTAACAGGTCTCTCATGGGTTCAGTGACTACTAGCAACTTCTTGAATCCTCAGGTAAGTGTAGTCAGCTCAGATATTTGATAAGTCTATATATCTGAAACTGTTATTTTTTGACACCATCCATCTATCACTGCTTCTTTGTGCGTTGTAGGATGATCTTTCGTTTAAGATGGAGTATGTACACCCATATCTGGACGGTGTTTACAATCCTCGTAACCGTACATTCAAAACAAGCTGCTTCAACAGTCGCAAACTTAGCCCAGTGTTCACTGGAGGACCAGGTGTTGAGGAAGTGCCGCC is a genomic window containing:
- the LOC108812588 gene encoding protein TOC75-3, chloroplastic, with the protein product MAAFSVNGQLIPAATSSATPNSIYPRRKFLSPSSSRLPRISSSPSPPRVPSIKCSSSSSLPSRRDSESSSLLKDLAKPLAVASVSSAASFFLFRISNLPLLLIGGGGGGGGGDGNFGGFGGGGGGDGFWGKLFSPMAAVADEEESSPDWDSHGLPGNIVVQLNKLSGFKKYKVSDIVFFDRRRQTSIGAEDSFFEMVSIRPGGVYTKAQLQKELETLATCGMFEKVDLEGKTKPDGTLGVTISFAESTWQSADRFRCINVGLMVQSKPVEMDADMTDKEKMEYYRSLEKDYKRRIDRARPCLLPAPVYGEVMQMLRDQGKVSARLLQKIRDRVQKWYHDEGYACAQVVNFGNLNTKEVVCEVVEGDITQLVIQFQDKLGNVVEGNTQVPVVRRELPKQLRQGFVFNIEAGKQALRNINSLGLFSNIEVNPRPDEKNEGGIIVEIKLKELEQKSAEVSTEWSIVPGRGGAPTLASFQPGGSVTFEHRNIQGLNRSLMGSVTTSNFLNPQDDLSFKMEYVHPYLDGVYNPRNRTFKTSCFNSRKLSPVFTGGPGVEEVPPIWVDRAGVKANITENFTRQSKFTYGLVMEEITTRDESSHIAANGQRLLPSGGISADGPPTTLSGTGIDRMAFLQANITRDNTKFVNGAVVGERNVFQVDQGLGIGSKFPFFNRHQLTLTRFIQLQQVEEGAGKPPPPVLVLHGHYGGCVGDLPSYDAFVLGGPYSVRGYNMGELGAARNILELGAEIRVPVKNTHVYAFAEHGNDLGSSKDVKGNPTAVYRRMGQGSSYGVGVKLGLVRAEYAVDHNNGTGALFFRFGERY